A window of the Gossypium arboreum isolate Shixiya-1 chromosome 2, ASM2569848v2, whole genome shotgun sequence genome harbors these coding sequences:
- the LOC108466410 gene encoding profilin-3-like produces the protein MSWQTYVDDHLMCEIENGHHLSSAAILGLDGSVWAQSSAFPTFKPEEITAIMKDFDEPGSLAPTGLHLGGAKYMVIQGEPGAVVRGKKGTGGVTVKKTGQALIFGIYDEPVTPGQCNMVVERLGDYLVDQGM, from the exons ATGTCGTGGCAAACTTACGTTGATGATCACTTGATGTGTGAAATCGAGAACGGCCATCATTTATCCTCCGCTGCTATTCTCGGTCTCGATGGAAGTGTTTGGGCCCAGAGCTCCGCTTTTCCTACG TTTAAGCCTGAAGAGATTACTGCCATCATGAAAGATTTTGATGAACCTGGGTCCCTTGCACCAACTGGGCTGCACCTTGGTGGCGCCAAGTACATGGTCATCCAGGGAGAGCCTGGAGCTGTGGTTCGTGGGAAGAAG GGCACGGGTGGCGTAACAGTGAAGAAAACAGGGCAAGCATTGATTTTCGGGATATATGATGAACCAGTGACTCCGGGACAGTGTAACATGGTTGTTGAGAGGTTGGGTGATTACCTTGTTGATCAGGGTATGTAG